Within the Salvia hispanica cultivar TCC Black 2014 chromosome 4, UniMelb_Shisp_WGS_1.0, whole genome shotgun sequence genome, the region aaaattatgttgtttttttaaaataaacgtTTTAAAGATTTTTGGTCAATTTTAATACACGTTTTATAATCCTATCTCTAACTCTGGACTACGAGATTGAGTTGGATGGATTGGAATGGGTGATTGCTTTTTCATAGTCAAGAGGGCCCGTGACTGTGATCGTTTTCTTGAAGGTTCAAATGTCCCTCGGTAAcattattccctccgtccacgaataagagtctcgttcTTTTTCAcacttgttttataaaaatgataataaatagttaaagtggacaaatgataaagtaagagagagaataatatagacaAGGACAAGTGCGAAAAAGtgaacgggactcttattttatcatttgtccactttaactatttatatcatttttataaaaaaaaatgcgaAAAAGTgaacgagactcttattttatcatttgtccactttaactatttattatcatttttataaaaaaaatgcgaAAAAGTgaacgagactcttattcgtggacggagggagtaacttagTCCAGttttcattcatatttattatttagaatcATTCTACCATACAAGTAACaagattaataaaaacaatgatATCACGTGTTCCGTGAACGTTGATCAATTAGCTAATTTCAGTTGTGACGCCTATCAATTTATCTTGTGTTAATTACATATCCTTAGACcttaatagtactaattaagCGTCTAGTCAATAGCTAGCTACAaagcaaaatttaaaattggtgTGCTAAGTTTGACTATAGATGTGTTTGAAGGAGTCGTTTCACTCTCATATCTTGATCACCAATCCATTCTAATTTGTGAAAAACCAGATGCTTATAATTTATTGGCTGGAGGGATCTTGAACTATAGTAATGTGCCAAACGTGTGCCAACACCCAAGTTTCAAGTCgtataatattactatttaagggtaatataataattaataagtaaGCTAACTAGAGTGTGGTTAGTATGCATTACTACCATTAATCATAATATAACTAGCTGGGGTCTGCTAAATTAAAACAGCGcggagaaattgaagaaaaaactGGGCTGATTtgatcatctataaatacaagaaaatataCACTAAACTTATTCAAGTATAGAGCTTTGTGAAAAACAAATGGCCAATATCTATGCATCCGCTGTTCCCATCTCCACAAATAATACAAATGTAGATGTTAGTCGTCGATCTGTAACATATGTTCCTAGCGTTTGGAAAGATCATTTTCTTGCATATACTAACCACGTTACGgtatactattatttactGATTTTGTTGTGTGCGTGAGTTAGCCTAGTGGTAAAGTGGTTGATGCTTGAGGCCAAAGGTTTAAGGCTCAAGTCTCCACCACGACGAGGCCTTTAAATTTACCCTTATTTGgcaataaaaaacaaaaccaatACTCCAAAATTTGTAACTGCATGATATTAATGTTGTAACTGCAGGAAATCAGTGCCACAGACAAGGAAATGCTCGAAAAGCAAAAGGTAGAGGTGAAGAAGTTGCTAGCTCAAACCCCGGATGATTCAGCGCTCAAGATGGAGCTCATTAATGCAATCCAACGTCTAGGTGTTGCCTATCATTTTTCAGAAGAAATTGACGACTCATTAAGCAAAATTCACCAGAATTATGATACACAGAGTAGCAAAGACAAGGACAATATTGGAGTTCTTGCTCTTCGTTTTCGTCTGCTCAGACAGCATGGTTACCGCGTCTCATGCGGTGAGTTATAAACCCTAATcactttcaaatttcaattaaaaactTAGGGTCTGTTTGCTAGGGTACGTAGATATCTAACTCTTCTATCTTCGAGTTATATGACCTCAAATGATTTAAAGTGTGCTCTTATCATGTTTTGTCTTATCTATATTTCCTACAAAACGGATCTTAAAGTTAAAATTGACACCATActctatatttaattactgCGTGCAGACGTGTTCAACGGATTGGTAGACAAGGAAGGGAATCTGAAGGAGTCGTTGATAGACGACGTTGAAGGGATGCTAAGCTTGTACGAGGCTTCCAACTACGGAATAAACGGAGAAGATATTCTTGACAAAGCCTTAGATTTTACTTCTTCACATCTCCGGAATTCTCTACAAAAAATTATGAGCACTTCTCTATCGAATCGAGTGAAAGAAGCTCTGGAGATGCCGATTAGCAAGAGTCTGATCAGACTCGGGGCCAAGAAATTTATATCTATGTACCAACAAGATGAGTCGCACAATCAGACATTATTGAATTTTGCCAAATTAGACTTCAATATTGTGCAGAAAATACATCAGAGGGAGCTACACCACATTACAAGGTCACCACCACACCAACTCATGACATCATTGACATACTACCTTACTTAACtactactaactttttataaattaaacaaaagcTGCAGGTGGTGGGAGGATTTGGAGTTTGGAAAAAAACTACCATTTGCAAGGGATAGAGTGGCGGAGTGCTATTTTTGGATTGTGGGAGTCTATTTTGAGCCACAATACGACACTGCAAGAGTATTTATGACCAAAGTCATAGCTCTAACTTCCATCATTGATGACATCTATGATGTTTATGGAACGTTAGATGAACTCCGACTTTTCACCCACGCTATCCGAGGGTGGGTGTATACTTCCtctaattattactatatccaatcatttcttttttctaatatatattgtaaagatgggtagtgataaaatgcaaacttatatactgtacaaactcaaaactcttcaacacaacttcaacacagtttcaatacaatatcaacagtgtaaaatttcaagattttaatgtcaacataatatcaacacaacatcgaTCATTGGCTATAGCCGTTGAAATTCACATTTttctgttgatgcttttttatgatctgttgacatttttcaatggtcgagatcatagttttgaagtttgtacaaAAGATTtaaagtttgcatttgatcacatccacTTGACCAGATGGGGACCTTAAATCTAGTACATGTTACGGAATTGCCGCCGTACATGAGGATATGTTACGAAGCTCTTCTAGGCATTTATTCGGAGATGGAAGATGAAATGGGAAAACGAGGCCAGTCATATCGCCTGCAATATGCGAGAAAAGAGGTATTAACTCGACTCATAAAGTGTTATGGACGCAATGTCCCGTTCAATTGAGAGTGCAACTGGTATGATGTTTATAGACCAATAACATGCTAGACTTTTGATAAGTTCTCCTTGTTTGGTTTGTAACACAAAGCTATatgttacaaaattaataaatgaaattggCAGATGATAAAGCTAGCGGGGGTGTATATGGAAGAGGCGGAATGGTGTTATAGCAAGCATGTTCCGACAATGGACGAGTATATGAAATTTGCACTCGTATCGGGTGCTTACATGATGCTATCAACAACTTCTTTGGTTGGAATGGGAGACCCTATTACCCaagatgattttgattggGTTACGAACGAGCCACTAATTGTACGAGCCGCCTCGGTTATTTGTAGATTAATGGACGACATGGTTGGACACGGGGTAAGCTAGGTTAAAAGATATAAtagaatggagtatatatatataggggcgcACAATTGTATATACGCTAAATCACTTACACgtatcaaagcaaatctcagcccttggattctgagattggatggttgtgatcatgTTACCCGAACTACATTGTTACAGACACTAaaagcgttacattattaactaggctacattattaaactgcatgtctacattattagactaaaaagCATGTTACATTATTAAGCTAAAGACTCACGTTATTGAGACTTCTAgcaaatctacattattagatgacacgtggcattaatctaacggttacatcacaagatccaatggctgagatttgctttgatttttgacagaatttcacttatggACCTGATCACATCCCTACTTTAGTATCTTTAAACATATATCTTGATTGTTTTTTTGAGGTAATAACAAACTTGGTGTTTTTAGAACCAGATTGAAATCAAGGTAATTTTGACCGGTCCAATTCAAACATTCAGTAATTAAACGTTCGTATTTTCTATTGGGTAAATTTATTTCCATATCACATCAGACAACGCAAGATATAtatcatcaataaaaaatactttaagAGCTGTCCGTAGCCACTATCTTGGTGCAACAGTAGATCGTATCAAAACAAGATCAAATTGGAAAAttgtatgaaaaataattaatcaaagaTAGACACACTAAAAAGAATTAGTTAGCAACATCAACGTCGGTGGTGCAAGACAAGAGGCGCCTGAAAATATAGGCCAAGGCGGAGCAGGTCGTAGACTTGGCCTTCTTCACATTCTTCTTTCTGGCTTTGTTACCTCTACCGAGACAATTAAACGACGCCGTGTCATGATTGTCTTCCTCTCGGGAAAGAGGGTAGCTTCTCAAATAGAGTTGTCTGCATGAAATACTGTCCAGCGCTCTACGGTGTCCGCTGCGAGATTTGGATTTGAAGGACCTAACGAAGTCCAAGTCGGATTCCGGCCATTTGTAGAGGTTCACGTAGCTGGCTCTCACCGGGACGCGGTCCTCGGCCATCATTGCTTTGGCTTAGGAGATTTTGATCGTTtatctcatttcaatttttgattcTATGTGTATCCGTTAGCAAACAAACTAATCAATATACAGACCGATATTAGTACTTAATAGCACATGCGCGCACATTTATATAAGTTTATGGATTTGATTACGATAGTAAAGAAGAGGACTCCTGATTCTATTacgaaatattttatattcttgcGCGATTAcgtacttattttttttaattttaattgcttAAGGATGGTTGGAGTAGAATTTGTCACCTGTGTCGGGCTGACTCAACACAGACTAGCCCATGTCCGACTCACAATAAGTCTAATCTTATACGGAGGATAATTATATTTCTACTAatcttaatataattttaattatgtttatcctaaaaaatttatattattttaaaatttctcctTATAGAATTTTCTCAACATTaattgcaataaaataaatggattGTGTCCGAACCTATATATAAAAGGAATTCTAGTCCAACCCAATTACTTCAGTGGTGGGCTTTAATTGGGCCGGGGCCCAAATTGTCACTGATAGGCCTAGACCGGGTAGGACAACTCcaagatgaagatgaaattgagaatttgaatatttgtgagATATCAGTAGGCATTTATTTTGACATTTATGCTAATATTCATTGATAAATACACTTTGgatcttttatttcttttttcctttttttttttttatcgtaatTCGTAAGTATGTAGAGAGTGAGAATTACTCTCCATGTTTCGCCTACACGCGACTATTAAATTCGTtacattttgaatttaaagGGCTTGCTcgtgataaattaaaatctccTGTTTCTAAGTTTCTAAcatattagtaaataaaaagaCGAAATGTGTgctaaaaatgacaaatgactcgaataaaaaaaagcaagtAACAACAAGCATAATGATTCATAATGAACTTTCAAAATTGCATATTCGCGGccacaaagaaaaaaaaatacaataaaaaagtcCCTTGACTTTTACTTTGCACGTTTGAGATGCTTATGCACAATTCTTAGTATTATATTCCCCCTCCGTCTTTCATTATTTgtcattagttttttttttccgatcCGTCCTTCAATACTtgtcacatttactttttactacttttagtAATGTGTCACACacttcactaactcattctcttcacattttattactccctccgtcccgaattagagtcacattttttccatttcggtccgtccctaattaagagtcctatttcagttttaccataaatagtaagtaggtctcacaattccactaactcactttactcatattttattataaaaccaatataaaaaaatgggtctcacattccactaacttttttcaacaactttttttttac harbors:
- the LOC125223724 gene encoding (-)-germacrene D synthase-like, which gives rise to MANIYASAVPISTNNTNVDVSRRSVTYVPSVWKDHFLAYTNHVTEISATDKEMLEKQKVEVKKLLAQTPDDSALKMELINAIQRLGVAYHFSEEIDDSLSKIHQNYDTQSSKDKDNIGVLALRFRLLRQHGYRVSCDVFNGLVDKEGNLKESLIDDVEGMLSLYEASNYGINGEDILDKALDFTSSHLRNSLQKIMSTSLSNRVKEALEMPISKSLIRLGAKKFISMYQQDESHNQTLLNFAKLDFNIVQKIHQRELHHITRWWEDLEFGKKLPFARDRVAECYFWIVGVYFEPQYDTARVFMTKVIALTSIIDDIYDVYGTLDELRLFTHAIRGWMGTLNLVHVTELPPYMRICYEALLGIYSEMEDEMGKRGQSYRLQYARKEMIKLAGVYMEEAEWCYSKHVPTMDEYMKFALVSGAYMMLSTTSLVGMGDPITQDDFDWVTNEPLIVRAASVICRLMDDMVGHGVS
- the LOC125221281 gene encoding uncharacterized protein LOC125221281, giving the protein MAEDRVPVRASYVNLYKWPESDLDFVRSFKSKSRSGHRRALDSISCRQLYLRSYPLSREEDNHDTASFNCLGRGNKARKKNVKKAKSTTCSALAYIFRRLLSCTTDVDVAN